In Vicia villosa cultivar HV-30 ecotype Madison, WI linkage group LG7, Vvil1.0, whole genome shotgun sequence, the DNA window CCTTCACTACAACATTTAACATTGTGGCTTCTCCCTTTCAATTGAAAATTACGACAACACTTTTGTGAGACATCCAATAAAGCTACAAAGGATGACCCCATGGCAGCTGCTAAAAGTCCAAGGAAGCTAAATGTGGTGTTGCAACGTTAACCCTTGAAGGTAGGTACCACGGTAAGTAAACATGATATTAATGTTTATTATTAACGTAAACTAAAAAATAGTGTGAATATAGGGGAATCGCAACCAATTCTTGATCAATAAGCGATATCCTTACAAAGACAATTTGgcaagaacaaaaaaaatacacaacACTGAGTTTGATTCCTCACTAAGAACTTCCACCCTCTTATCTATTATTACTTACTCAGGGCCAATTTGCTCCCACAATATTCTCACCTCACGGTGGTAAAATTTGACCTACTTTAGAGTATTCTCGAAAGCCACTTGCATAATAGAGTAGCTAAAATCCACGACCCTTGCATACTCCTTAGACAAATGAACATCCTCATCATAATTCATATTGCATAAATTATCTTAAACCTTGTTCAAACCTTCTTAGGCTTTAACCAAGAACCTCCATAATTCCCATATCATATTGTGAGAAGAATCTAAATCGTTGTTCACGTTTGTAAGAGTAGTTTCTATATCAAACAAACTCTTATAGACCAATGTCAATAGGGTATCTCTATTTTATCCATATAGACAGGACTTGCACTTTCTCAATCAATAAGTGAGGGTACCCAAACAATCACACCTCATCCCCTATTTACCTCAAGAGGTTATCTAGCTCGACAAGATTACTCATACTTCGTTCCTTCAAGATAACAAGGGCACCACTATGTTCACCAAGCCTCTCTTTTTATTTTAGAAGGAATTCAAGTGTCAAGACTTCACCCTTACCTATAGCTCCAAAATCGAAGATAGCATATTCCTTGTGCATCTGATACAACATCTCTGGAATCTCTTCTTAACGTACATCTTTGGTAATGCTTTTGAAATACGTGTAGCCCTCTTCGGAGATGAATGCTAAAATTTTGCTAGATTTGTGAGGACCAAGACGGGAAATGATCAATGAAGACTGGCTCGCCGAGTTTGATAAAGAGCTTCCCCATGAACAGGCCTCCCCGAATCTACTTCCCTGTTTTGAGGCCTTTTGAAAACAAGCTCACTGACAAAATATGCTCCATCAACACCTCTCATTCATAAACTTTCACCTCTTACTCTTGGCAATGACCTCATAACATCCTCACTCAAAAGTTTCTAGGACGAACCTCACATCTCCGAGTGCTCTGGATAAGGAAGGGATGATGAGGTTGAAATTACAAGATTTCCTAAAGAGTGGCAATTAAAAACATTAAGAAGAAAGGCAAGTAATAATTTTATAGAAACTATCTTATCTGCAAGAAGAAAGGCAAGTAAAAACATTCAGAACACCCAACTTGGAACAATAAAGGAGAAAAAGGGGAAAGTTATCCACTCCATTACCAAAGATATTGCACCTCTAATATTTGGTGGTCGTCTCCATAACAGATGAGTTTCTATGTATCGTCTTTTTTGCTTTCTTGATGCAACAATTGAAGAGTTGGTGTCATCAATAAAATCCAGAACCTGCCAAAAGACCACTAGATTATTCTTCAAAAACGCCTCCATCGGATACATGACCATTAACCCTGGCATGTTGGCGGCTTTATGGAGagatggcacaaggagacgtcatcTTTCCACTAGTAAAATCTGTAAACCATGTCAGGAAGAATTTGAACTTGGAATAGAATACAGACGCATGGTCTCAAGATTGTGTTCGTTACTCTTGGCTTGTAGGTTTATGCTCCAATGGATACATGACCATTAACCATGGCATGTTGGCGGCTTTGTTGAGAGATGGCTCAAGGAGATTTCATCTTTCTACATCCCTCATGGTGAGATGTTCATCACCCTTGATGATGTCTCATGCCTTCTGCATCTTCTGATTGGGGGAAAATTACTAAACTATTTCTAGATTGGAAAATCCAAGGCACTTGAATTGATAATAAACTTGTTGGGAGCTAACCTAGGCGAGGCCTAACAGAAGCTTGATGGCACGAGAGCCACTCATGCCCAATTTTCATACTTGGCTGTCCTGTTTAAATCTAAAGCGGTTACGGTAGTAAATACTGAAGGTGATGACGAGCAGGTTTTGTTACACATATAATGTGCATTGCGGTCATACTTCCTATAGTTGGTTGGAACGAGAATATTTGTagacaaaagtgcaacctacgtcgATGTAGTCTATGTGACATACTTCACCAATTTAGATCAGATTCACGAGTACAACTGAGGAGCGTGTGTTTGGTTTATATGTACTCCAAAATAGGTGAAGCTTGTCTGTGGAAGACAAAACAAATGGCTGGAAGATGCACACTATTTATGGTAATTTATTTTCATCCTTTattgttactaatattttcacAACAATTGTGTTACActtgttactaatattttatctGAACCATTTGCAGACGTGGATCATCTCTTACTATCCTCGCATATCCGGGTGACAACCTGGGATGGAGTACAATAAGGATTGACCCCGTGTTTGCGCCTTTTCCCCGTACAGAAGGAATCAGGCGAGAGAGTCGTACATGGTGTTTATTGACCACATTGTTGCAGATGACATACGCTTCTGCCCAAATGATGACCACCGTCAGACGCGTCCCTTGGACGACATAGCCTTCTACTTTGGATGGTTGACTTGTGGGTCATTCTTGATGTATCCACACTTTCCTGATCGGGCCATGTGCCAGTTTAGGTTTCAACATAGGATTCCAAGATATTCATTCAAGTATACTTCTCTGACAATCCTCCACAAAGATCTTGATGTCATACTCAATGATATATATATAGTCATCTAGTACCATATGAGGCACACAGTGTGCCAACGGGTGAATCTTGGTCTTATGGAACACGCTACGTCCAATGGTTCTATTGAGTGTCATATCCTTGCATGAAATCAAATGCCGCAGGAGCACCACCTATACCTCCCCATCAGGAGATATTGGAAGAGGAACGGACTAGGGATGACCACTCAACAAACACGTTGCCAGTCTGTTAGCTTATTGCACAAGTTGCGAAAGATGCCATTGAGAGGGAGACATTGTGGAAGACAGTCCTTGTATGGCCGCCTTACAGACCATCTTAATCGAGACATGGAATGCCTTAGGGCATAGGCGGCGGCAGAGAATAAGCGGGGGGATTAGAAATACCcaatagtttattttttatttgtgttttgGTAACACTTGTAGTGGGATAATATTTGGATTATGTATCATGGTAACATTTGGATTTGTAttattgtttgaatttgttttagACATCCTTGAATTGCATTAGTATAATTAGCACAGTGTTAATATACCCTTAGTATAATCATCATTGGATAATCATCATTAATATAATCatcatcaaataaaaaaaaatcaattaaggaCACTGATGTCAATGGAAAATCTATCAAATATTTTCAAGAGttatttcggagatacatatACGAATCACTCGTAAAAATTTACAGAAATGCATCTTCGATAcatattttgagaaatttgagGTAGAAGGCTCACTTGTAGACCATTGTGTAGGTACCCGAAAATAATCTctaaaatatagaaaacaaattcaaatttttAGTTTGTTCACCTTGTCTCACGTGATGGATAAAGTAATAACCATCAATCATAGATTATTTACTTAAAAGCATTAAATTGTAATTTATCCACCTAACTAATTATTTGACCAACTGAATGATTCTAGGaactaataataattttgaaaaacttttaTAAAACGGAATTAATCGGGACGACCATACACATTTATCACCCGGTAACCTTTTAAGTTAGGGTGTATAAAAGAAATTACAACCTTTAACCTTTAAGTTAAAGTGCATAAAAGAAATAACAATAATGTAATCCCCTTATTACCAACCCACAAAGATCAAAAGAGTTCACATATTAACAGACATCAGTATAATTCAAACAACACGTATATTTCTTTTTGTGGAAATGTGATTGTTATGTAGTTGTTCACATGCACACACTGCTACTGGTGTATTGATAaaacatattttgtctttttatttttttttctttcggtTTTTATACTTGTTTAAAATAGTGAAATATTTCTGCTTCTAACCCTTCTGATCTCTCtctatttcaataaaaaaaaattatatctttCACTGTCAATATCCGATCCATTAAACCGTTTAATTTAATTTCAGAGTCAGTTAAATGGTTTCAATCTTTTTGAAATATGATTCTCTTTACCAAACTCAACACAAATTACCACTAAATAAATTAATGATAGATTTTTCTACCCCGTTTAAAATAgctattacatttttatttatcatctTTGTATTTAATATTAAGTGTCATATTTATAGTatttaattgtttaatattattctaattttaatgataaaaaattaaatatttttagttataCTATCATTCAGTGTATCTCAACTAACATAATATTTCTGTCATCTcacaataattgttttaaaatgaacatccttttcaatttaaaatataataataaatacttttttaaaaaaattatattatctaattaaatttaCTTTCATCCTTCTCGATAGACATGACAACAACAAGGCGTGGCAGAGACAGATTTAAGTATTACCATTCCCGCTACTGTCTTGTATCAGTCTTACAACTGCTCCATCCTCAGTTGGATTAGCGATTGGCCACCCAGCTCTGCCCCCACCCAGAAACGAATTCCTTCGCCTCATTCCACACCTATcagtaaaaattataattattttttccataataacaaaaatcaataattgaattaaatgcttaatcattttaataataatgataatacttgatatttttatttattctatttttaaaaaaaataatgaaatgtaaTTCTAATAAATTTGTTATCTTAAGATTAAGAAAATTAAATGACtagtaaaattattaaaattaaagattatattaatataaaaggCCGGGGCGGGGGCAGATGTGAGGTGGATATTAACATCTCCATCTCCGTTCATACCCTCGCTTCCGCCCGCATCtcgttattaaaaattaaatttgttcCACATCCGCTCTCAATTAAATCAGTTTTTCTCCGGTTGATTCAAGGTAGGGGCGGTTGCAAACTTTTTTACTATGCCCACTTCTTGattcaatatatttatattttgattcaatatatttctattttttaatttgtttgaattATCATGACAAACTGGTAACATATTCGTTATCTACATCAGAACCCGTGCAGATGCACGGGTATTCCACtagttaatatttaataaatgagtACTTTAGAAAAACATATTTTTCACACGAACATTTATACACTTTTTTTAATCGGTACGAAATGATTAATTGAATGAATTATCGTGGAATGGAGGAAATaataaattaactaaaatattatattaataaaaatattgtatAAACAAAATTAGTTTAATAATACAAATTAGTacaatttttttgataaatatataaatatataatattaaatgataataaaaaaaatatagaataattgcaattcatttttatctttattttgtaGAGGCAACTTTTCATCTAGTGGTttattcaaaattgtttttttcatctattagtataattatatattttatactcctttttatctttaatataagaaaaagtttATTTTCTTAGTTCATTCAAGAATTAATGTAtttagactatatatatatatatatatatatatatatatatatatatatatatatatatatatatatatatatttaataaattttttttttaatattaagaaTTAAAGATAATAATTTTTAGTCAACAAATAATACTCATTTTATGATAAATAACACTTTAATAGaaagattaattttaaaataaatattattttcaactttaaaattcTTCTATTTTTGTTATATAAATACAATGTACATTGCCAGTAAAATATTGTACTCCCttttataaacatattataatgTCACGTTctttaacaattttattttagtaaaataaaattcattGAATATCATGTTTTTTCAAAGAGAAAAtgagtgatgcactgacagtgacagtgtaaaaaagttttacactgtcaaccaatcacgaccatgaatcaggacaagtcagactgtaattttaaaaaaacttatatgacatggcaaaacgatttgttactattggatgacagtgtaaaacttttttacactgtcagtgcactacctttaacctctttttcaaatgatataatttgactaaaattttcaaataacaattttttaattaaaaaaatgacatgctttccaaaataaataaaaaaattcattaaatatGACATCACAAATGTGATGATAATTGATGACATAAGCAATATTAATGATCCAATAAACAACAAACTCCACCGATGAAACTCGTTTACAAATAGTCACAAGTTCTTGTCTTTCTTCATCAATCAATTGTCAAATCCTAGAAACTTTCATTCTACAAAATGGCTACAACAATGAAGCCACTAGTAACAGACATTGCTTCCACCTTAAATCATGTCCCTTCAAATTTCATCAGACCCATTGGTGACCGTCCAGATCTTCAACTCCTATCATCCACTAATGAGTCTATTCCTATCATTGATCTTCAAGGCTTAGATTCTTCAAATCGTTCTGAAATCATCCAAAAAATAGCTCATGCATGTCAAAACTATGGGTTTTTTCAAGTATGCATCATATCAACTTGTTATTTTGTTATGAGTATTATAGTTTTACTTTGGATTATTGTCACatatatatgcaacaatattTATTAATGGTGTTAAGATCGAACGgtttaaatattatattcaattattttaatttttagtaaaaaGCGAGACTACTTTAGATCTGATCTTGATTAGATGGTCACAAGGTTATTGATTAGATGGGTAGACACGTTATTCATATTGTAAATGCGACAATCAAATATTTGATCAAATTTTATTTTGACCGTTAATTTGAATGTTTTTTAGATTGTGAATCATGGGGTTCCTGAGAAAGTGGTAAGTGACATGATGAATGTGTCGAAAGAATTCTTTAATATGTCAGAGAGTGAGAGAATGAAGAGTTATTCTGATGATCCGTTGAAAACAACAAGACTTTCGACCAGTTTTAATGTGAAGACTGAGAAAGTTTCAAATTGGAGAGACTTTTTGAGACTTCATTGTCACCCTCTTGAAGATTATGTTCATGAATGGCCTGCCAACCCACCTTCTTTCAGGTTAAAATATACaacaataaatttttattttattatatatatatatatatatatatatatatatatatatatatatatatatatatatatatatatatatatatatatatatatatatatatatatatatatatatatatatatatatatatattcacaattttaatttatttttgatgtATATATAGGGATGATGTGGCAGAGTATAGCAAACAATTGAGAAACTTAGCATTGAGATTGCTTGAAGCAATATCAGAGAGTTTAGGTTTGGAAAAGGATTACATAAACAAAGCATTAGGCAAACATGGACAACACATGGCTATTAACTACTACCCTCCATGTCCTGAACCAGAACTAACATATGGTTTGCCAGCACATGCTGACCCAAATGTTATCACTATTTTGCTACAAAATGATGTTGTTGGATTACAAGTTCTTAAGGATGGTAAATGGGTTACTATTAATCCTGTTCCTAATACCTTCATTGTCAATATTGGTGACCAAATTCAGGTAATTCCTAATAACTTAACTTTAGTAATAATGTTTATGGTTTTATTACATTCATGCGATTAGCGATCACACTGCAATTGGAGCCTAATACGGATGTAGACATTCTCTTTAATTTTTAGTCACAACCAAAAATTCTAGGTATTGATAACATGTATCTACGATTTTTTTCTAGTCACTAAAAAATTATATTGATATATGAAAGCTTAGGGGAAGTTTgtgcaaattttaaaattaatggaGATGTCAGTGTCATTTTAATAAATTCAGGAGAATGATGTGTAATTTTTTCCGATTATTATTCCTAAATAACCAAAGAGtacttatttatttgaaataggtGATAAGCAATGATAGGTACAAGAGTGTGCTGCATAGGGCTTTGGTTAATAGTGAGAAAGAGAGGATGTCTATTCCAACATTCTACTGCCCATCACCAGATGCAATCATGAAACCAGCTCCTGAATTGATAGACAATGATCATCCTGCTCAATACAAAGACTTTGAATACAATGAATACTTCAAAAAATTCTGGAATAGGGGGCTGTCAAAAGAAACATGTGTGGACATGTTCAAAGCTTAAATGGTTGGTTTCTAGATTTCATCTGTTTTTGAAGTagacaaaaataataaataatgtcTTACATGTTAAGGGGACTCTAATAAAAGACCTTTCTgaattttagtttaataaaatgtATGATTTGTATCAATGGGCTAATTTATTGAACATGATGGTATGTTTTCCAATAGGTTAAAAATGTTTTTAGTTTCCATATGATTTAcaagttaaatatgtttttagttcttacaattttttttttctaattctatAGAAAATTTATTTGACTTTTACTTCACACATAATTTTTTGTTAGAATTTTAGTTTCTATGAAACCGGTTAAGGACATAAGGTTATCTTtggtatcatttatatgaaaattttattggtttttagtgatattttaattatttttctgatTTATGATGAAGTTATGGAAAgagtaaaatgcagaaaaataaatgacacaaggatatatcctaaTTCCCCTTACAATCCGAGAGTATTTCAGTCCCCTTACGCAataagagatttcactatagttgaTAACTTGTACAAGACAAATCAAGAACAttaatcctcttggaccaagaacaatcctcttggattttaaCTAAGTtcactaagagaacaatcctctcaaagtgactCTCtcgcttccaacaatcctggaaagCAAGGTTACAACAAACTTATTCTGAATTTTTTCAAGAGTTTTGAAGTATTAAACAatatatcaatcacttgattgatcttatCTTTGAAGCAAAACAATTCACAAGGATATATTAGTGCTCAAGGTTTATGAATATATGAGAATGTTTTCTGAAATTGATATGGAACaatgtgcacaaaatttctcaGTGAAagtttaaatatatttgtttgaaattttgtGAGAAAGAGTTTGTAAATTGTATGAACGAGGTAAGGAATTGaaatatgatatgcatgatatttaTAGGTGACTATATACCCCCTTAGAGATTGCATATTGATAGAACAATACAATGGTTAAAGGTTTGGAGGAATAATTCGTTTGGACTTGCAACAGAAAAAAATGTCACATTGgttcagtggtaatcggttacttGAAATAAGGTAACCGATTACTCTATAACATTGCCTACAGGAATTTGAAATTTGAgcccaagtaaccggttacttcacctaAAACAAATCATTTTCACGCAAACAAAGTCATTGCAATTTTGAGGTAACCTGTTACTTGGTTTCATGTAACCAGTTACCTGAAGCAAACAGgtgaaaaatatatgaaaatgacTTGGAACCAAATGCAAGGATTTTTTTTGAGAGGGTAATACATATGTATGAAAATGTGTAATATTTTGAGCACTAACATATCAATGTTTAAGGTTTAGCTTTTACCCAATATTTTGAAGATCAATCACAAAATTAATCTTCATTAAAGTTGCAAATTTGATCCAAAACCATCAAAGTTCTTTTGCTcatcttttttatatttatgttgaCTTCATCAAAACAAGTGCTTCATGCAAATATAGAGAGGCTTGATATTACATTTCAAGGTTCAATCATCGTTGGGATAAGTAACTAGGTGAGGGTTACCAacttaaacaaaagaaaaacctTTTACCTTCaaatgtcatatttatatgagaatgtgagaatgaatctgaaccattgaattttaaaataagtggtggagattatgagtgaattttttttctctctcttacgtacattttgaaataaatgatgtaggagagataaaaaaagattcacccataatctccaccatttattttaaaatttaatggttcagattcattttcatattttcatataaatatgtcattctcatatgacatactatatatatatatatatatatatatatatatatatatatatatatatatatatatatatatatatatatatatatatatatatatatatatatatatatatatatatatataatattacatAATTTCcatattacataaaaatataatttgttcattatttaaattaaattgaatgtatgattttttatactataatattttattttatgtaccCTCCACGTAAAAATCAACTTACAACTAACAATCAACGTATGTCATAAGCATCAAATAACTTTTAAATAACAATCAACGTATGTCATAAGCTTCTAAAAGAAAGGTACAACTTACTATCACCATTAACCCCCCAAAATGTCCTTAGAGGAGTGGACATCGGGTGGGAGGAGTGGATCCTATTTCTATCCGTTTTTTCGTGTTTGGTTTAAAGCGGTTTAATTTAATGAGTCGGTTTATTTCGATTAACATGTGGTTCCGTATCAAAATTTTGGCCcaaatttaaaattaacaaaaaatttttggaaatttctttata includes these proteins:
- the LOC131618241 gene encoding protein DMR6-LIKE OXYGENASE 2-like; the encoded protein is MATTMKPLVTDIASTLNHVPSNFIRPIGDRPDLQLLSSTNESIPIIDLQGLDSSNRSEIIQKIAHACQNYGFFQIVNHGVPEKVVSDMMNVSKEFFNMSESERMKSYSDDPLKTTRLSTSFNVKTEKVSNWRDFLRLHCHPLEDYVHEWPANPPSFRDDVAEYSKQLRNLALRLLEAISESLGLEKDYINKALGKHGQHMAINYYPPCPEPELTYGLPAHADPNVITILLQNDVVGLQVLKDGKWVTINPVPNTFIVNIGDQIQVISNDRYKSVLHRALVNSEKERMSIPTFYCPSPDAIMKPAPELIDNDHPAQYKDFEYNEYFKKFWNRGLSKETCVDMFKA